Proteins from one Rhodanobacteraceae bacterium genomic window:
- a CDS encoding DUF262 domain-containing protein, which produces MSTFDSTKRLLPEILAQIAKGNIQLPDFQRGWIWDDQHIRSLLVSIARSFPVGAVMLLETGGDARFQVRPIEGVTLPSGNVDAELLILDGQQRLTTLTQVLALKNPVKTRTDKGKPIQRHYYWNIQVALEGGDRLEDAIEALEEDKVKRTNFGRDVELDLSTTRKECEQLYFPCNQILNSDAWEEALQEHAPEKFGLYMQFRRQVLNAFRNYQLPVIQLGKATSKEAVCLVFEKVNTGGVPLNVFELVTATYAADSFNLRDDWYGNADRKVTGRYARLCKEPVLSQVESTDYLQAVSMLHTLDLRRADVAAGKNGKAVQPVSAKRASILAMPLAAYQAWADEVEAGFFLAAKFLRKECVKNPRELPYRSQLAPLASVLAHLRERWLEPRIYQKLSQWYWCGVLGELYGSTIETRIANDVEDLLNWIDDDGSVPRTISEASFSPDRLDTMTSRLSAAYKGLNMLVLREGAQDFFWKAKIQELDDEELALDIHHIFPQDWCEKKGMKRAVYNTIVNKTPISYKANRMIGGNAPSSYLSKLQTHAQVQLDDEQMNSILGTHYVDPATLRSDDFSAFYSARKAALVKIVERAMGKAAAASNQGADGPNASDDGNDANQ; this is translated from the coding sequence ATGAGCACTTTCGACAGCACCAAGCGGCTACTGCCGGAGATCCTTGCGCAGATCGCGAAGGGGAACATTCAACTTCCCGACTTCCAGCGCGGCTGGATCTGGGACGATCAGCACATCCGCAGCCTCCTGGTGAGCATCGCTCGCTCCTTTCCGGTTGGCGCAGTAATGCTTCTGGAGACGGGTGGTGATGCGCGATTTCAGGTCCGGCCTATCGAAGGGGTCACTCTTCCTTCCGGCAACGTCGACGCCGAACTACTGATCCTCGACGGTCAGCAGCGCCTCACCACGCTGACCCAGGTCCTTGCCCTAAAAAACCCAGTGAAGACGCGTACCGACAAGGGGAAGCCGATCCAGCGCCACTACTACTGGAACATCCAGGTCGCTTTGGAGGGCGGCGATCGGCTTGAGGACGCTATCGAAGCGCTGGAGGAGGACAAGGTCAAGCGGACCAACTTCGGCAGGGACGTTGAACTTGACCTCAGCACCACTCGAAAGGAGTGCGAACAACTCTACTTCCCCTGCAATCAGATTCTGAACTCGGATGCTTGGGAAGAGGCCTTACAAGAGCACGCGCCAGAGAAATTCGGGCTTTACATGCAGTTTCGTCGACAGGTCCTGAATGCCTTTCGCAACTACCAGCTCCCTGTGATCCAGCTTGGCAAGGCCACGAGCAAGGAAGCTGTCTGCCTCGTATTCGAGAAGGTAAACACCGGAGGTGTGCCGCTCAACGTTTTTGAGTTGGTGACTGCCACATATGCAGCCGACAGCTTCAACCTCCGCGATGACTGGTACGGGAACGCGGACCGCAAAGTCACGGGCCGGTACGCGCGTCTGTGCAAGGAACCCGTGCTCTCACAGGTGGAGTCGACGGATTACTTGCAGGCCGTTTCGATGCTGCACACGCTCGATCTTCGGCGAGCAGATGTTGCAGCGGGAAAGAACGGGAAGGCTGTTCAACCGGTGAGCGCGAAGCGCGCATCGATTCTCGCAATGCCATTGGCTGCCTACCAGGCGTGGGCCGACGAGGTGGAGGCAGGATTTTTTCTCGCGGCAAAGTTTCTGCGCAAGGAGTGCGTCAAGAACCCTCGAGAGTTGCCATACCGTTCACAGCTTGCCCCACTTGCCTCCGTGCTCGCGCATCTGCGTGAGCGCTGGCTCGAGCCGCGCATCTATCAAAAACTTTCCCAGTGGTACTGGTGCGGCGTACTTGGCGAGTTGTACGGGAGCACGATTGAAACCCGAATTGCCAACGATGTCGAAGATCTGCTGAACTGGATCGACGACGACGGCAGCGTGCCGCGCACGATCTCCGAAGCATCGTTCAGCCCTGACCGGCTCGACACAATGACGTCCAGGCTCTCGGCCGCTTACAAAGGCCTCAACATGCTTGTTCTAAGAGAAGGCGCGCAGGACTTCTTCTGGAAGGCGAAGATTCAGGAACTGGACGACGAAGAGCTTGCTCTCGACATTCACCACATCTTCCCGCAAGACTGGTGCGAGAAGAAGGGAATGAAGCGGGCCGTCTACAACACGATCGTCAACAAGACCCCGATCTCGTACAAGGCAAACCGCATGATTGGCGGCAACGCACCGTCATCGTATTTATCAAAGCTCCAAACGCATGCGCAGGTGCAGCTCGACGACGAGCAGATGAACTCGATTCTGGGCACTCATTATGTGGACCCCGCCACGCTGCGAAGTGACGATTTCAGCGCCTTCTATTCCGCCCGAAAAGCTGCTCTGGTCAAGATAGTTGAACGGGCCATGGGCAAGGCCGCTGCTGCGTCAAACCAAGGGGCTGACGGCCCAAATGCTTCAGACGACGGGAACGATGCCAATCAATGA